A single genomic interval of Littorina saxatilis isolate snail1 linkage group LG17, US_GU_Lsax_2.0, whole genome shotgun sequence harbors:
- the LOC138951668 gene encoding protein arginine methyltransferase NDUFAF7, mitochondrial-like, with amino-acid sequence MTCFKTLKCTRHLSVYARFFNSLNSSTCCLQHGKRLSSSASSDDNKVMQYLQARIKTTGPITVAEYMKTVLTSADAGYYMHRDVFGSKGDFITSPEISQMFGEMLGVWCVNEWHNLYPGQPLQVVELGPGRGTLSQDLMRVFCQFADMKDKVSFHLVEISPALSQMQSQLLTDNTKPTDLSDSGQGTDGQSLGPYRQGTTKYGPPISWYRALEDVPKGISFFVGHEFLDALPVHKFQRTEKGWCEVLVDLKSYENTGDKKTPFQFVLSPGRTPATTFLKVSDGDSRDHIEVCPEAGKSVQEVAKRIQQQGGFGLFIDYGHTGQKGDTFRAFKQHELHDPLVEPGAADLTADVDFAYLKQCVEGVSTFGPITQQEFLVNMGIGVRLQMLLQRAKQEDWKSLVTGYDMLTNPTKMGERFKFMALMNPSLPDYVPAGFHTPDFLKTTST; translated from the exons ATGACCTGTTTCAAAACGTTGAAGTGCACAAGGCATTTGTCTGTTTATGCAAGATTCTTCAACA GTTTAAACTCCAGCACCTGCTGCCTGCAACATGGGAAACGTTTGTCCAGTTCTGCGTCTTCGGACGACAACAAAGTGATGCAGTATCTTCAGGCCCGAATCAAAACCACTGGACCCATCACAGTGGCAGAGTACATGAAAACTGTTCTCACAAGTGCTGATGCT GGTTACTACATGCACAGAGATGTGTTTGGGAGCAAAGGAGATTTCATAACATCCCCTGAGATTAGTCAGATGTTTGGAGAG atgcTGGGGGTGTGGTGTGTGAACGAATGGCATAACCTGTACCCAGGACAACCTCTTCAGGTGGTAGAGCTTGGACCTGGCAGAGGAACACTTTCTCAGGACCTTATGAGG GTTTTCTGCCAGTTTGCAGACATGAAAGACAAAGTGTCTTTTCATTTAGTAGAAATCAGCCCAGCACTAAGCCAGATGCAGTCCCAGCTTCTCACAGACAACACAAAACCCACAGATCTCAGCGACTCAGGGCAAGGGACGGATGGTCAAAGCCTTGGTCCTTACCGCCAAGGAACGACCAAATATGGACCACCTATTTCATGGTATCGTGCCCTTGAAGATGTACCCAAGGGGATTTCGTTCTTTGTTGGCCATGAGTTCCTGGATGCTTTGCCAGTACACAAATTTCAG AGGACAGAGAAAGGATGGTGTGAAGTGCTTGTTGACTTGAAAAGTTATGAAAATACGGGTGACAAGAAGACTCCATTTCAGTTTGTTCTCTCACCTGGGAGAACACCTGCCACCACATTTCTAAAG GTGTCTGACGGTGATTCACGCGATCACATAGAGGTGTGTCCGGAGGCAGGCAAATCTGTGCAGGAGGTGGCAAAACGAATACAGCAACAAGGTGGCTTCGGTCTCTTTATTGATTACGGCCACACGGGGCAAAAGGGGGATACTTTCAGA GCGTTCAAGCAGCATGAGCTTCACGATCCCCTGGTGGAGCCTGGTGCTGCGGACTTGACGGCTGATGTTGACTTTGCATATCTCAAACAGTGTGTTGAAGGAG TGTCAACATTTGGTCCAATCACGCAGCAGGAGTTCCTAGTCAACATGGGCATTGGAGTTCGGCTACAG ATGCTTCTGCAAAGAGCAAAGCAGGAGGACTGGAAGAGTTTGGTGACAGGCTACGATATGCTGACCAACCCAACCAAGATGGGCGAGCGCTTTAAGTTCATGGCTTTGATGAACCCTTCCTTACCAGACTATGTACCAGCAGGCTTCCACACACCCGATTTCTTGAAAACTACTTCAACCTGA
- the LOC138951669 gene encoding B9 domain-containing protein 2-like, which yields MAEVHVIGQIVGASGFPDHSLFCKWGINTGGAWKILAGLREGQTQVDNPQNHEAAFFGHPIDIHFATKGIQGWPRIHFQVWHQDQFGRNELYGYGFCHIPTSPGTHEIDCPTWRPTGSFMETVSQHFLGGGPQLKNPDLIYSGADRYRLHTIAMGKVHLRLGVILRNFDKFGIEC from the exons ATGGCTGAAGTTCATGTGATAGGTCAGATTGTTGGTGCCTCAGGGTTTCCAGACCATAGCCTTTTCTGCAAATGGGGTATTAACACAG GAGGAGCATGGAAGATCCTGGCAGGACTGAGAGAAGGGCAGACACAGGTGGACAACCCACAGAATCACGAGGCAGCTTTCTTTGGTCATCCCATTGACATTCACTTTGCTACAAAGGGAATCCAAG GCTGGCCAAGAATCCACTTCCAAGTGTGGCACCAGGACCAGTTTGGACGCAACGAGCTCTACGGCTACGGTTTCTGCCACATCCCTACATCCCCTGGTACCCACGAGATCGACTGCCCAACATGGAGACCCACTGGATCTTTCATGGAAACCGTTTCACAGCATTTCCTGGGAGGAGGACCCCAGCTGAAAAACCCAGACTTGATATACAGTGGTGCTGATCGCTATCGTCTGCACACTATTGCCATGGGCAAGGTTCATCTGCGACTTGGTGTCATTTTGAGAAACTTTGACAAGTTTGGCATTGAATGCTAA